The proteins below come from a single Benincasa hispida cultivar B227 chromosome 4, ASM972705v1, whole genome shotgun sequence genomic window:
- the LOC120076351 gene encoding F-box protein At1g22220: MAEEQEQDASSIHNNDDGFDSLPDSLILLIFNSVCDVKTLIRCRAVSKRFNSLVPHSDSLSVKVDCVISSDSDSDQDSFLLTFFKSVVKSFFHLISTVLVQSESQNSPAQILRQFRQIQRLQIEFPTGDLKVERVVKWKAEFGDALKSCVILIFRGIRSGEIVADEDVDFDFIGGLKSKVFMTISTLITASARHHVLAEVVVEHLEMESLVLRDRGGEGVVVMEKNGLEELRRSRVSDGGEVAEWTRTRTRVPSTTVRMRHRGRVELRGGMWMEDATLVVVRPTGNASKSGAADVEKDDADVAMRAFEGDDAYREAVGALLRKGKRYQLEMNSF, from the coding sequence ATGGCGgaagaacaagaacaagatgCTTCTTCAATCCATAACAACGATGACGGCTTTGATTCTCTTCCGGATTCCCTCATTCTTCTGATCTTCAACTCTGTTTGTGATGTCAAAACTTTGATCCGTTGCAGAGCCGTTTCGAAGCGTTTCAATTCTCTCGTTCCCCATTCCGATTCCCTTTCTGTGAAGGTCGATTGCGTCATTTCCTCCGATTCCGATTCCGATCAAGACTCCTTCCTCCTCACCTTCTTCAAATCCGTCGTCAAATCCTTCTTCCATTTGATTTCCACTGTTCTTGTCCAGTCCGAATCACAAAACTCTCCAGCCCAAATCCTCCGTCAGTTCCGCCAGATCCAGCGTCTTCAGATCGAGTTTCCGACTGGGGATCTCAAGGTTGAAAGAGTCGTTAAATGGAAAGCCGAGTTCGGTGACGCGCTTAAGAGCTGTGTGATTTTGATTTTCCGAGGGATTAGGAGCGGAGAGATTGTAGCGGATGAGGATGTCGATTTTGATTTCATTGGAGGGCTGAAATCGAAGGTGTTTATGACGATTAGCACTCTGATTACGGCGTCGGCGAGGCACCACGTGTTGGCGGAGGTGGTGGTAGAGCATTTGGAGATGGAGAGTTTGGTTTTGAGAGACAGGGGAGGGGAAGGCGTGGTGGTAATGGAGAAGAACGGTTTAGAGGAGTTGAGGAGATCGAGAGTGAGCGACGGCGGGGAGGTGGCGGAGTGGACGCGGACGAGAACGAGGGTTCCGAGCACGACGGTGAGGATGAGGCACCGGGGGAGGGTGGAGCTCCGGGGAGGGATGTGGATGGAGGATGCCACGTTGGTGGTGGTGAGGCCCACTGGAAATGCCAGCAAGAGTGGAGCTGCTGACGTGGAGAAAGATGATGCAGACGTGGCAATGAGGGCATTTGAAGGTGACGATGCGTACAGAGAGGCAGTGGGAGCGTTACTGAGGAAGGGGAAGAGGTATCAGCTAGAAATGAACTCTTtctag